The following proteins are co-located in the Microcystis wesenbergii NRERC-220 genome:
- a CDS encoding tocopherol cyclase family protein — protein MSSQPPHSGYHWDGITPRFFEGWYFRVMIPQLADGFAFMYSIQDPSGGQVNSGGAVQILAIESNYLCRTFPDTDKFWASRQELAIIHWGKTNLKIRPCLLSPSAFFESIQEGYQATANQQQGRIYDPVTGEICQWDYRVETRYSWGDNKRPPQATAGILSYLPIFDPGWQILTAHGLATGMITYGGKNYQFENVPFYSEKNWGYSFPEKWFWINCNAFPENPDLTLTAVGSTRKVLNWTESVGIIGIHWQNRFYKFDIWNSQLTWTVQPWGYWEMRATNENYTIVLIGISDHPPDRVRVPTEKGLCFACQDTLKGKLSIKLADSRGKTIINASSRLAGLEIGGIWLSAWIKQ, from the coding sequence ATGTCTTCACAACCCCCTCATTCTGGCTACCATTGGGATGGTATCACTCCTCGATTCTTTGAAGGTTGGTACTTCCGAGTCATGATTCCGCAATTAGCCGACGGATTCGCCTTTATGTATTCTATTCAAGACCCAAGCGGCGGTCAAGTCAATAGCGGCGGAGCAGTGCAAATTTTAGCCATAGAATCTAATTATCTTTGTCGCACTTTTCCCGATACGGATAAATTTTGGGCAAGTCGTCAGGAATTAGCCATTATCCATTGGGGAAAAACTAACTTAAAAATCCGTCCCTGTCTTCTTTCCCCGTCAGCTTTTTTTGAGTCTATTCAAGAGGGTTATCAAGCAACGGCAAACCAGCAGCAAGGACGAATTTATGATCCTGTCACTGGAGAAATCTGTCAATGGGATTATCGCGTTGAAACTAGGTACAGTTGGGGAGATAACAAGCGTCCACCCCAAGCAACAGCAGGAATATTATCTTATTTACCGATTTTTGACCCAGGTTGGCAGATTTTAACTGCTCATGGTTTAGCAACGGGAATGATTACCTATGGGGGAAAAAATTATCAATTTGAGAATGTACCTTTTTATAGCGAGAAAAATTGGGGTTATTCTTTCCCCGAAAAGTGGTTTTGGATTAATTGTAATGCTTTCCCTGAAAATCCCGATTTAACCTTAACCGCAGTGGGTTCTACCCGAAAAGTTCTCAACTGGACGGAATCGGTGGGAATTATCGGTATTCACTGGCAAAATCGCTTTTATAAGTTTGATATCTGGAATTCTCAACTAACTTGGACAGTGCAACCCTGGGGATATTGGGAAATGAGGGCAACTAACGAGAATTATACCATTGTCTTAATCGGGATCAGTGATCATCCTCCCGATCGCGTGCGTGTACCCACGGAAAAAGGTCTCTGTTTTGCTTGTCAAGATACCCTCAAAGGTAAATTATCGATAAAATTGGCTGATAGTCGTGGTAAAACCATTATAAATGCCTCTAGTCGTCTAGCTGGTCTCGAAATTGGCGGTATTTGGCTATC
- a CDS encoding FGGY-family carbohydrate kinase produces MGLSLGIDFGTSGARAIAIDSSKNIVAEVHYPFTNANFQDWQKALFYLLDNLGDSVRSELKSIAINGTSSTVLLCDNWGNPLSEAILYNDGRGIAFLEAIKAIAPPHHPVISATSSLAKLFWWSQQEIFSQAHYFLSQADWLAFLLHGKLGISDYHNALKLGYDLENLCYPHWLENLPMFNLLPEIFTPGTAIDTIKPDLVTRFAIPKDCLIYTGTTDSIAAFLASGANSLGAAVTSLGSTLVLKLLSSQKVDDSNYGIYSHRLGNLWLTGGASNTGGAVLKKFFSNQELRNYSLAIDGQKESNLDYYPLLKAGERFPINDPFLPAKLTPRPDNPREFLHGLLESIARIEALGYQRLQELGANKLQRVYSAGGGAKNSTWRIIRQRHLGVPVLLSKQEQAAYGTALLAQQSVTLLK; encoded by the coding sequence ATGGGTTTATCTTTAGGTATTGATTTTGGCACATCGGGAGCGCGAGCGATTGCTATTGATTCTAGCAAAAATATCGTCGCTGAGGTTCATTATCCCTTCACTAATGCCAATTTTCAGGATTGGCAAAAGGCCCTATTTTATTTATTGGATAATCTAGGGGATTCGGTGCGTTCAGAACTTAAATCGATCGCGATTAACGGTACTTCCTCGACGGTGTTATTATGTGATAATTGGGGTAATCCTCTTTCTGAGGCCATATTATACAATGATGGGCGAGGAATTGCCTTTTTAGAAGCAATTAAAGCTATAGCACCTCCTCACCATCCCGTGATTAGTGCTACCTCCAGTTTAGCTAAATTATTTTGGTGGAGTCAGCAAGAAATTTTTTCCCAAGCGCATTATTTTCTCTCGCAAGCTGATTGGTTAGCATTTCTGCTGCACGGTAAGCTGGGAATTAGTGATTATCACAATGCCTTAAAGTTAGGTTATGATCTCGAAAATCTCTGTTATCCCCATTGGTTAGAGAATTTACCGATGTTTAATTTACTGCCGGAAATTTTTACCCCGGGTACAGCGATCGATACTATTAAACCGGATTTAGTGACTCGTTTTGCTATCCCGAAAGATTGTTTAATTTATACGGGAACCACCGACAGTATAGCGGCATTTTTAGCCAGTGGTGCTAATTCTTTAGGGGCTGCAGTGACATCTTTAGGTTCAACTTTAGTTTTAAAATTATTAAGTAGCCAGAAAGTTGATGATAGTAACTATGGCATCTATAGTCATCGTTTAGGAAATTTGTGGTTAACTGGTGGGGCATCTAATACGGGGGGAGCAGTGTTAAAGAAGTTTTTTTCTAATCAAGAATTGAGAAATTATAGTTTAGCAATAGATGGACAAAAAGAAAGTAATTTAGATTATTATCCTCTACTAAAAGCGGGCGAGCGTTTTCCCATTAATGATCCTTTTTTACCCGCAAAACTGACTCCCCGCCCCGATAATCCTCGAGAATTTTTGCATGGTTTACTAGAAAGTATTGCCCGCATTGAAGCTTTAGGTTATCAGCGTTTACAGGAATTGGGAGCCAATAAATTACAGCGAGTTTATAGTGCGGGTGGTGGGGCAAAAAATTCGACTTGGAGAATAATTCGTCAGCGTCATTTAGGGGTTCCCGTGCTTTTATCTAAACAGGAGCAAGCGGCCTATGGTACTGCCCTATTAGCACAGCAATCGGTTACGCTATTGAAATAG
- a CDS encoding thioredoxin family protein — translation MARTESTMLDLGTKAPSFALPDVVSGETISLDSFAAKTALLVIFLCEHCPFVKHIQEELTRLGRDYANTNLGILAISSNDVEKYPDDSPENLKKMAITLDFKFNLCYDESQEVAKAYTAACTPDFFLFDSQRLLVYRGQLDDSRPSNGIPVTGKDLRTAIDKVLAGQPVPTEQKPSLGCNIKWKPGNEPPYYG, via the coding sequence ATGGCACGCACCGAGTCCACAATGTTAGATTTGGGGACAAAAGCTCCCAGTTTTGCCTTACCCGATGTGGTTTCGGGTGAAACTATCTCTCTGGACAGCTTTGCGGCTAAAACCGCTCTGTTAGTCATCTTCCTCTGTGAACATTGTCCCTTTGTTAAACACATTCAAGAAGAACTTACCCGTCTAGGTCGCGATTATGCTAACACCAATCTGGGCATCCTCGCCATTAGTTCTAATGATGTGGAGAAATATCCCGATGATTCGCCAGAAAATTTGAAAAAAATGGCGATAACTCTTGACTTTAAATTCAATTTATGCTATGACGAAAGCCAAGAAGTGGCGAAAGCTTACACGGCAGCCTGTACTCCCGATTTTTTCCTCTTTGATAGTCAGCGCCTTCTAGTCTATCGCGGTCAATTGGATGATAGTCGTCCTAGTAATGGAATACCGGTGACAGGCAAAGATCTCCGCACCGCTATTGACAAGGTTTTAGCCGGTCAACCGGTGCCGACGGAGCAAAAACCGAGTTTAGGCTGTAATATCAAATGGAAACCGGGTAATGAGCCACCCTATTACGGTTAA
- a CDS encoding ISAs1 family transposase — protein sequence MVRSVRQLWNKTTTEIRFFISSLAADAQKHAEVIRRHLSIENSLHWVLDVTFNEDASGIPLGYGAETPL from the coding sequence ATAGTTCGCAGTGTCCGCCAATTATGGAATAAAACTACTACAGAAATTCGCTTCTTCATCAGTAGTTTAGCAGCAGATGCCCAAAAACACGCCGAGGTGATTCGCAGACATTTGAGTATTGAAAATAGTCTCCATTGGGTACTCGATGTTACATTTAATGAAGATGCCAGTGGGATTCCTCTGGGGTATGGAGCGGAAACACCTTTGTAA
- a CDS encoding DUF3370 domain-containing protein has product MGTLQAKNHILKPVFIIISGLAITQTIGCTTFNSYHQKNQVNAQTPAKPAPQEIVQTGEVRPLPGSLDKIPVFNSNSPEWIKNEGILLSTFTPNNKKVPAAHLNFPIQGRFDLFAHHYTHTPKDLQTLYIGVILHNPSKKPITINILQGASYLMTEAPFVTLQPYIENNDGKAFSGPGARAVADVLRGVRQKEFPARIVIPAGGSQMLLNHPIPVRNLEKPVNGRSSFFRLNSSGKIYAASLAMFAKKNADGSERAPTLKEWQDLLNNGNFAGPRDKTPTPPDAKGGQLIYSRVAGISEGATWKANLTDNTKTQTLTIPEPGKIISYPIANLRGGRLGTEQSQTAKMLVRYPDTAYEAHGNYGVEYQLNIPLTNNTNKNQTVSITLETPLKEDRLSEKGIKFRKPSLDFPFFRGTVRLKYSDDQGKQQTRYVHLWHRTGQVLDPLLKLDLKPGTQIKVQLDVIYPPDSTPPQVVTIKTLEN; this is encoded by the coding sequence ATGGGAACTTTGCAAGCAAAAAACCACATCCTCAAACCTGTATTCATCATCATATCAGGATTAGCGATTACTCAAACTATCGGCTGTACAACTTTCAATAGCTATCATCAGAAAAATCAAGTAAACGCCCAAACACCTGCAAAACCAGCACCCCAAGAAATTGTACAAACTGGAGAAGTGCGCCCTTTACCTGGTAGTTTAGATAAAATACCTGTTTTTAATAGCAACAGTCCAGAATGGATCAAAAATGAAGGTATTCTACTTTCTACTTTTACACCTAATAACAAAAAAGTTCCAGCCGCACATTTAAACTTTCCCATTCAAGGCAGATTTGATTTATTTGCTCATCATTATACCCACACTCCCAAGGATTTACAAACCTTATATATAGGAGTAATTTTACATAATCCCAGTAAAAAACCTATCACTATTAACATTTTACAAGGTGCGAGTTATTTAATGACAGAAGCACCGTTTGTCACCTTGCAACCCTACATAGAAAATAACGATGGTAAAGCATTTTCTGGACCAGGTGCAAGAGCAGTAGCGGATGTTTTGCGGGGAGTACGTCAAAAAGAATTTCCAGCAAGAATAGTCATTCCTGCTGGGGGAAGTCAAATGTTATTAAACCATCCTATCCCAGTCAGAAATTTAGAAAAACCTGTCAATGGCAGATCCAGTTTTTTCCGATTAAATAGCAGTGGTAAAATTTATGCAGCGAGTTTAGCCATGTTTGCGAAAAAAAATGCTGATGGTAGCGAGCGCGCACCCACATTAAAAGAATGGCAAGACTTATTAAATAACGGTAACTTTGCAGGACCAAGAGATAAAACCCCCACACCCCCAGATGCAAAAGGAGGTCAATTAATTTACAGCAGAGTCGCAGGTATATCCGAAGGTGCAACATGGAAAGCAAACCTCACAGACAACACCAAAACCCAAACCCTGACTATTCCCGAACCAGGTAAAATTATTTCTTATCCCATAGCCAACTTACGGGGTGGAAGGTTAGGAACAGAACAAAGCCAAACCGCAAAAATGCTAGTGCGGTATCCTGATACTGCTTACGAAGCACATGGTAACTATGGGGTAGAATATCAACTCAACATACCTTTAACTAATAACACTAATAAAAATCAGACAGTTAGCATCACTTTAGAAACTCCATTAAAAGAAGATAGACTATCTGAAAAAGGAATTAAATTTAGAAAACCATCATTAGACTTTCCCTTTTTCCGTGGTACAGTGCGTTTAAAATATAGCGATGATCAAGGTAAACAACAAACCCGTTATGTACATTTATGGCATAGAACAGGGCAGGTTTTAGATCCTTTATTAAAACTAGATTTAAAACCAGGAACTCAAATAAAAGTACAATTAGATGTTATTTATCCACCTGATTCTACACCGCCGCAGGTGGTTACAATTAAGACTTTGGAAAATTAA
- the glmU gene encoding bifunctional UDP-N-acetylglucosamine diphosphorylase/glucosamine-1-phosphate N-acetyltransferase GlmU, with amino-acid sequence MVAVAILAAGKGTRMKSSLPKVLHPLGSRSLVERVLNVSESLHPRRKLVIIGYQGEQVRNTLQHLEDIEFVEQKEQLGTGHAIQQLIPHLEDFQGDLLVLNGDVPLLRPETLQNLLQIHQDHGNAATLLTANLPNPKGYGRVFCDGNNLVKEIVEERDCTDGQRQNHRINGGIYCFNWSKLAAILPNLTPNNDQGEYYLTDVVNFLDPVMAVDVEDCLEISGINDRKQLAAAYDILQTRVKDDWMAAGVTIIDPDSVTIEDTVTLSADVIIEPQTHLRGETIIASGCRLGPGSLIENSRIGSDVTVLFSVISDSQVDSGCRIGPYAHLRGEAKIGANCRVGNFVEIKKSDIGNKTNIAHLSYLGDATLGEKVNVGAGTITANYDGVKKHQTMIGSGTKTGANSVLVAPLELGKNVTVAAGSTITKNVPDNALVIARESQRVIENWAVQFQ; translated from the coding sequence ATGGTAGCGGTAGCAATTTTAGCGGCGGGTAAGGGAACCCGAATGAAGTCCAGCCTTCCGAAAGTTTTACATCCCCTCGGCAGTCGATCGCTAGTGGAACGGGTCCTTAATGTCAGCGAATCCTTACATCCCCGGCGAAAACTGGTGATTATCGGTTATCAGGGAGAACAGGTGCGAAATACTCTACAGCATCTTGAGGATATCGAATTTGTCGAACAAAAGGAACAGTTAGGCACTGGCCATGCTATTCAGCAGTTAATCCCCCATTTAGAGGACTTTCAGGGGGATTTGTTGGTCTTAAATGGCGATGTTCCCCTGTTGCGTCCCGAAACCTTGCAAAATCTTCTCCAGATTCATCAAGACCATGGTAACGCTGCCACCCTGTTAACTGCTAACCTTCCTAACCCGAAAGGTTACGGTCGAGTTTTTTGTGATGGCAATAATCTCGTTAAGGAGATTGTGGAAGAAAGAGACTGTACCGATGGCCAACGACAAAACCACCGGATTAATGGGGGTATATACTGCTTTAATTGGTCAAAATTAGCGGCGATACTGCCTAATTTAACGCCCAATAACGATCAGGGTGAATATTACCTCACGGATGTGGTCAATTTTCTCGATCCTGTCATGGCTGTGGATGTGGAGGATTGTTTAGAAATTAGCGGCATCAATGATCGCAAACAATTGGCCGCCGCCTATGATATCCTGCAAACTAGAGTCAAAGATGATTGGATGGCCGCTGGAGTCACCATAATTGACCCCGATAGTGTCACCATTGAGGATACTGTCACCCTCAGTGCCGATGTGATTATTGAACCCCAAACCCATCTGCGCGGTGAGACGATAATCGCTTCTGGTTGTCGTCTCGGTCCGGGGAGTTTAATCGAAAATAGTCGCATAGGCAGCGATGTAACGGTCTTATTTTCGGTTATTTCTGATAGTCAGGTGGATTCCGGTTGTCGTATCGGTCCCTACGCTCATTTGCGCGGAGAAGCGAAAATTGGGGCTAATTGTCGAGTCGGTAATTTTGTTGAAATTAAAAAAAGTGACATCGGCAATAAAACCAATATTGCCCATTTATCCTATCTGGGAGATGCCACTTTAGGGGAAAAAGTTAACGTTGGTGCGGGAACAATTACTGCTAATTACGATGGCGTGAAAAAACACCAAACGATGATCGGCAGTGGTACAAAAACTGGGGCAAATAGTGTTTTAGTGGCTCCTCTAGAGTTAGGAAAAAATGTCACCGTGGCTGCGGGTTCAACTATTACTAAAAATGTCCCCGATAACGCTTTAGTTATTGCTCGCGAAAGTCAGCGTGTGATCGAAAATTGGGCAGTTCAGTTTCAGTAG
- a CDS encoding DUF561 domain-containing protein → MINFALQQAFARRHALKVISGLNNFDRSQVLSVVKAATAGGATFVDIAANADLIRAVKALTNLPVCVSAVDPELLVMAVAAGADLIEIGNFDSFYAQGRIFEAAEVLALTRQTRDLLPEITLSVTVPHRLPLDEQVRLAEALVSQGADIIQTEGGTSSQPRHAGILGLIEKAAPTLAAAHAISHAVKVPVLCASGLSSVTAPMAIAAGAAGIGVGSAINQLDNEVAMVAAVRGLVESLQAQPIHIGN, encoded by the coding sequence ATGATCAATTTTGCCTTACAGCAAGCCTTCGCCCGTCGTCATGCCCTGAAAGTGATTAGTGGGTTAAATAATTTTGATCGCTCGCAGGTTCTCTCAGTAGTTAAAGCCGCTACAGCCGGAGGAGCAACTTTTGTCGATATTGCCGCCAATGCTGACCTAATTCGGGCGGTAAAAGCCTTGACAAATTTGCCCGTATGTGTATCGGCCGTCGATCCAGAATTGTTGGTGATGGCAGTGGCGGCCGGGGCCGATTTAATTGAGATCGGTAATTTCGATAGTTTTTATGCCCAAGGACGCATTTTTGAGGCGGCGGAAGTTTTAGCCCTCACCCGTCAAACTCGCGACCTACTGCCCGAAATTACCCTGTCTGTGACAGTTCCCCATCGGCTGCCCCTCGATGAACAGGTGAGACTAGCGGAAGCTTTAGTTAGTCAGGGTGCCGACATTATTCAAACCGAAGGCGGCACTAGCAGTCAACCCCGTCACGCCGGTATTTTGGGACTGATTGAAAAAGCTGCCCCGACTTTAGCGGCAGCCCACGCTATTTCCCATGCGGTTAAAGTTCCCGTCCTCTGCGCTTCCGGTTTATCCAGCGTTACCGCACCGATGGCGATCGCTGCTGGAGCGGCCGGCATCGGTGTGGGTTCGGCGATCAATCAATTGGATAATGAAGTGGCTATGGTGGCAGCCGTGCGCGGTTTAGTCGAATCTCTGCAAGCACAACCAATCCATATTGGCAACTAG
- a CDS encoding dihydrolipoamide acetyltransferase family protein, with translation MIRDIFMPALSSTMTEGKIVSWVKSPGEKVSKGETVLVVESDKADMDVESFYDGYLAVILVEAGQEAPVGEAIAYIAETEAEIELAKAQGKTAAAAPSKPVETPEIAPPPVSIPVAAVKENGRLVASPRAKKLAKELKVDLKTLVGSGPHGRITAEDVEKATGKVSTAPAPVITPPQPVSVPVAAPKAPIPTSAPVGRTVPLTTLQKAVAQNMSVSLQVPTFQVGYTITTDPLDQLYQQLKSKGVTMTALLAKAVANTLAKHPIVNASYSDAGIQYHGAINVAVAVAMPDGGLITPVLRSANQMDIYSLSRSWKDLVDRARSKQLQPEEYNSGTFTISNLGMFGVDRFTAILPPNQGAILAVGASRPQIVVNKDGLFGVQKQMTVNLTSDHRVIYGADAASFLQDLAKLIETEVQSLTM, from the coding sequence ATGATTCGAGATATCTTCATGCCCGCGCTCAGTTCCACCATGACCGAAGGAAAAATAGTTTCTTGGGTGAAGTCCCCCGGGGAAAAAGTCAGCAAAGGGGAAACGGTGTTAGTGGTCGAATCCGACAAAGCCGACATGGACGTGGAATCGTTTTATGATGGCTATCTCGCTGTAATTTTAGTCGAAGCTGGCCAGGAAGCACCCGTGGGGGAAGCGATCGCCTATATCGCCGAAACTGAAGCGGAAATTGAACTGGCCAAAGCTCAGGGAAAAACCGCCGCAGCTGCCCCTAGCAAGCCCGTAGAGACCCCAGAAATCGCTCCGCCTCCCGTTTCGATCCCCGTTGCCGCCGTTAAAGAGAATGGCCGTTTAGTCGCCTCTCCCAGGGCCAAAAAACTGGCTAAAGAATTAAAGGTAGATCTGAAAACCCTAGTGGGTAGCGGCCCCCACGGACGAATTACCGCCGAAGACGTAGAAAAAGCGACAGGAAAAGTCAGCACCGCCCCCGCTCCCGTCATTACTCCCCCGCAACCCGTCAGCGTGCCTGTAGCGGCTCCTAAAGCCCCGATTCCAACCAGCGCCCCAGTCGGACGGACTGTTCCCCTCACCACTCTGCAAAAAGCCGTCGCCCAGAATATGTCGGTTAGCCTACAGGTTCCCACCTTCCAAGTGGGCTACACTATCACCACCGACCCACTGGATCAACTCTATCAACAGCTAAAATCTAAGGGTGTCACCATGACGGCCCTGTTAGCAAAAGCGGTAGCTAATACCCTCGCTAAACATCCGATCGTTAATGCCAGCTATAGCGATGCAGGAATTCAATACCACGGGGCGATTAACGTGGCCGTAGCCGTAGCTATGCCCGATGGTGGCTTAATTACGCCGGTTTTGCGCTCTGCTAACCAGATGGATATCTATTCCCTCTCCCGCAGTTGGAAAGATTTAGTCGATCGCGCCCGCAGTAAACAACTGCAACCGGAAGAATATAATAGCGGTACTTTTACCATTTCTAATCTGGGAATGTTCGGAGTCGATCGCTTTACCGCTATCTTACCCCCCAACCAAGGCGCAATCCTGGCCGTGGGTGCTTCCCGTCCCCAAATCGTCGTCAATAAAGATGGTTTATTCGGAGTGCAAAAACAGATGACGGTTAATCTCACCAGTGACCACCGAGTCATCTACGGGGCCGATGCTGCCTCCTTTCTGCAAGACTTGGCTAAACTGATCGAAACTGAGGTGCAGTCCTTAACTATGTAA
- a CDS encoding PRC-barrel domain-containing protein has translation MITENSRLRSEFLNTQVITRNTGKKLGVVKDILVDIDQREVVALGLRDNILSLSGMPQYMYLSSISQTGDVVLVEDDNVLESVDIDAYTPLIGSEVITETGEPLGKVRDYQFNPLSGQLHSIIIASLGLPLIPEQLISTYEISIEEVVSSGPNRLIVFEGAEERLTQVSVGVLERLGIGRPPWEREEEEAYYTPAARPENQLGTGIPLRTPVEAAKPVEERWSEDEWEKEPLRATPPPQKRAEARYYEEEYEEEEDNWGEARSERTESFSRPQYDDYEDKAEDDMWDDDVEPDYNPPRINITEKKKERIPEYEDG, from the coding sequence ATGATCACAGAGAATAGTCGCTTACGTTCAGAATTTTTAAATACACAGGTTATCACTCGCAATACAGGCAAAAAACTCGGCGTTGTTAAAGATATCCTAGTAGATATCGATCAACGAGAAGTGGTTGCCCTGGGACTCCGCGATAATATCCTCTCCCTGTCGGGAATGCCTCAATATATGTATTTATCGAGCATCAGTCAGACGGGAGACGTGGTTCTCGTTGAAGATGATAACGTCTTGGAATCCGTCGATATCGATGCTTATACTCCCTTAATCGGTAGTGAAGTGATCACGGAAACCGGCGAACCTTTAGGCAAAGTCCGCGATTATCAATTTAATCCCCTTAGTGGTCAATTACATTCCATTATCATCGCTTCCCTGGGATTGCCTCTTATCCCCGAACAATTGATCAGTACCTACGAAATTTCCATTGAAGAAGTGGTTAGCAGCGGTCCCAATCGCTTAATTGTCTTTGAAGGGGCTGAAGAACGTCTCACCCAAGTTAGTGTGGGAGTGTTGGAACGTTTGGGTATTGGTCGTCCCCCCTGGGAAAGAGAAGAGGAAGAAGCTTATTATACTCCCGCTGCTCGTCCAGAAAATCAGTTAGGTACGGGTATTCCCCTCCGCACCCCCGTGGAGGCCGCTAAACCCGTTGAAGAACGCTGGAGTGAAGACGAATGGGAAAAAGAACCCCTGCGCGCCACTCCCCCACCGCAAAAACGGGCCGAAGCTCGTTATTATGAGGAAGAATACGAGGAAGAAGAAGATAATTGGGGAGAAGCTCGCTCAGAACGCACAGAAAGCTTTTCTCGTCCTCAGTACGACGATTACGAAGATAAGGCCGAGGATGATATGTGGGATGATGACGTGGAACCAGATTACAATCCCCCCCGCATCAATATCACCGAGAAGAAAAAAGAGAGAATCCCCGAATACGAAGACGGTTAA
- a CDS encoding type II toxin-antitoxin system HicA family toxin, producing the protein MPKLPRISSGEAIRSLERLGFEQVRQTGSHVVMKKETEEGKIGCVVPLHRELKVGTLSGILKQAQVTVEEFIENL; encoded by the coding sequence ATGCCTAAGCTGCCACGAATCTCTAGTGGGGAGGCAATTAGATCTCTTGAACGCTTAGGCTTCGAGCAAGTTCGTCAAACAGGTAGCCATGTTGTGATGAAGAAAGAAACCGAAGAGGGCAAAATTGGTTGTGTTGTCCCTTTACATCGGGAATTGAAGGTTGGTACATTAAGTGGAATTCTGAAACAAGCCCAAGTCACAGTTGAAGAGTTCATTGAAAATCTGTAA
- a CDS encoding type II toxin-antitoxin system HicB family antitoxin, which yields MKNRIFTVILYKEDNMYIAECPEVGTVDQGETIEQAIAGLKEATRLYLEEFTLPETSPRFVTSIEVSYA from the coding sequence ATGAAAAATCGCATCTTTACTGTTATTTTGTACAAAGAAGATAATATGTACATTGCTGAATGTCCAGAAGTTGGCACAGTAGATCAAGGAGAAACAATTGAGCAGGCGATTGCTGGATTGAAAGAAGCCACACGGCTTTACCTAGAGGAATTTACCTTACCAGAAACATCCCCTAGATTTGTGACCAGTATTGAGGTTAGTTATGCCTAA
- a CDS encoding type II toxin-antitoxin system PemK/MazF family toxin, with protein sequence MPNGRLTYKRGEIWWVDLKPVVGYETDKERPCLILQNDIGNQNGTTTIVAPLLPGKRTYPFVVNITPTVQNGLDGDRHINLSQMRAVDSQRIKNKQGVLEDVYWQEIEKAVCIQLGFSLAFKPS encoded by the coding sequence ATGCCTAATGGAAGACTAACCTATAAGCGAGGAGAGATATGGTGGGTCGATCTGAAACCCGTTGTTGGTTATGAAACCGATAAAGAACGCCCTTGCCTGATTTTACAAAACGATATTGGCAATCAAAATGGAACAACGACAATAGTTGCTCCATTGTTGCCTGGGAAAAGGACTTATCCTTTTGTTGTCAATATTACCCCGACAGTGCAGAATGGACTAGACGGAGATCGACACATCAACTTAAGTCAAATGAGGGCTGTAGATTCTCAAAGAATTAAGAATAAACAGGGTGTTTTAGAAGACGTTTATTGGCAAGAAATAGAGAAAGCAGTCTGTATTCAACTCGGTTTCAGTTTAGCTTTTAAGCCTTCATAG
- the mazE gene encoding type II toxin-antitoxin system MazE family antitoxin gives MSKKVSITLDDEVLDFVDRLASNRSRFINDVLWQEKKRVFMKELEDAYKDQANDPEMQAEISVWDIAVGDGLNA, from the coding sequence ATGAGTAAGAAAGTTAGCATAACCTTAGACGACGAAGTTTTGGACTTTGTAGATCGACTAGCAAGCAATCGTAGCCGCTTTATCAATGATGTTCTCTGGCAAGAGAAGAAAAGGGTTTTTATGAAAGAGCTAGAAGATGCTTATAAAGATCAGGCCAATGATCCAGAGATGCAAGCAGAAATTTCTGTCTGGGATATTGCAGTGGGCGATGGTCTAAATGCCTAA